In the Nerophis ophidion isolate RoL-2023_Sa linkage group LG01, RoL_Noph_v1.0, whole genome shotgun sequence genome, one interval contains:
- the hs3st1l2 gene encoding heparan sulfate (glucosamine) 3-O-sulfotransferase 1-like 2, translating into MLWTLLLALLALLLLHTQLSVCFKELRSRGPGLSVDSPSSHNASDQRLPGAIIIGVRKGGTRALLEMLNLHPDVEVAKAEVHYFNVEEHYRRGLAWYRTQMPFTLHGQLTVEKTPGYFAAPQVPARVRAMNPAVRLLLIVRDPAQRLVSDYTQVLHNRLTRHKPYQPLEELLLHEGAIDPGYRALQRSLYHEHLARWLEVFPREQIHVVDGDALIRDPFPELRKAERFLELPPRITPDNFYYNTTKGFYCLLSAGHDKCLDQSKGRPHAPLSTHTFRKLCRYFRKPNKMFFGMVGRSFSWC; encoded by the exons ATGCTGTGGACGCTGCTACTGGCGCTGCTGGCGCTCCTGCTGCTGCACACCCAGCTGTCTGTTTGCTTCAAAGAACTCCGCAGCAGGGGTCCCGGGCTCTCCGTCGACTCGCCGTCGTCCCACAACGCCAGCGACCAGCGGCTGCCGGGTGCCATTATCATCGGCGTGCGTAAAGGTGGCACCAGAGCCCTGCTGGAGATGCTCAACCTGCACCCGGATGTGGAGGTGGCAAAGGCGGAG GTGCACTACTTTAACGTGGAGGAGCACTACCGCCGAGGCCTGGCTTGGTATCGAACCCAGATGCCTTTTACCCTGCATGGTCAGCTGACCGTGGAGAAGACCCCCGGCTATTTTGCGGCCCCACAAGTCCCCGCCCGGGTCCGGGCCATGAACCCTGCCGTCCGCTTGCTGCTCATCGTCCGTGACCCGGCCCAGAGGCTGGTTTCCGACTACACCCAAGTCCTCCACAACCGCCTGACGCGCCACAAGCCCTACCAGCCTTTGGAGGAGCTCCTGCTCCACGAGGGCGCCATCGACCCGGGCTACAGAGCGCTGCAGAGGAGCCTGTACCACGAGCACCTGGCCCGCTGGCTGGAGGTCTTCCCCCGGGAGCAGATCCACGTGGTGGACGGCGACGCGCTTATCCGAGACCCCTTCCCCGAGCTGAGGAAAGCCGAGAGGTTTCTGGAGCTGCCGCCGAGGATAACTCCAGACAACTTCTACTACAACACCACCAAGGGCTTCTACTGCCTCCTGTCAGCAGGACACGACAAGTGCCTGGACCAGTCCAAAGGGCGACCGCACGCGCCCCTGAGCACCCACACCTTCCGGAAGCTCTGCCGCTACTTCAGGAAGCCCAACAAGATGTTCTTCGGCATGGTCGGGAGATCCTTTTCCTGGTGCTGA